In Leopardus geoffroyi isolate Oge1 chromosome D1, O.geoffroyi_Oge1_pat1.0, whole genome shotgun sequence, the genomic stretch TGAAGTGTTGTTTTATATCCTGTTGtatatttaagaataaacttttgtttaaaaaaaaaaaaaaaagcctgaggtCTTTCATACCTATTTAAGCATTTTTGTGTTAGTCCTTTCTAAGCGAAAGACAGCTGCAAAGTTAAACTTCCTGCCATAATAATATTTGGAGTTCAACATTTCATGGCAGGCAGGACAGTAAGTCCTgctgtgtatacatttttatacttGTTTCACCCTTGTATATTCTCTCTGGTCCTAGCTGAGCCCAAAGGGTGGGCTTTTCCAGTTGTCAGCATTTTACTCTCTATGGTTGCATTGGGTTGCTTTGGGGTATCAGCTCCTGGTGCTTACGCATCTGTTTCCTGCTGTCTGTTCCTCAGGGACACTATGTGGCGCATCTTTACTGGATCATTGCTAGTGGAGGAGAAGTCAAGTGCCCTTCTGCATGACCTTCGAGAGATTGAGGCCTGGATCTATCGATTGCTGCGCTCCCCAGTGCCTGTTTCTGGGCAGAAGCGAGTAGACATTGAAGTCCTACCCCAGGAGCTCCAACAAGCTCTGACCTTTGCTCTTCCAGACCCTTCTCGATTCACCCTAGTGGATTTCCCACTGCACCTTCCCTTGGAACTTCTGGGTGTGGATGCCTGTCTTCAGGTGCTAACCTGCATCCTGTTAGAGCACAAGGTGAGAGAGCCAGCTTTTTAGATCTTTAAGGACAGGGACTacatcttcttcatctttttgtcTCTAGGAGGTAACATGGTGCCAGGTATACGGCAGTACTCAGTAGATGTGGGTTGAATTAAGTGGGATGTGTTCAGAGGGTTTGCCACTCAGGTGAATTATCCTTAGCTAGACTGAACTAATTCTCTGGAAGTATCAGTAGTTCTAGTCTAATGAGTGGTCCTGGCATTGGGCGAACAAGAGCCAGAAAAGTAAGGCATGAGGCAGGGATAATTGTGGAAGCCATGCTCATGGAGCCCTACACATggtgaaatggaaattaaattgtAGCATTGGAAACTTTCCCCATAAACCTTATTTAGGCTGTTGGATGATCCTTATGGTATGGCTTGTGGCAGGTGGTGCTACAGTCCCGAGACTACAATGCCCTTTCCATGTCTGTGATGGCGTTTGTGGCGATGATCTACCCATTGGAGTATATGTTTCCTGTAATCCCACTGTTGCCCACCTGCATGGCATCGGCAGAACAGGTGAGTTTCAGGTGTTTTCTGGCTCTGTCACCTTTGTCTTCCAACTCTGGCCAGCTCTGAGGGAGAACGCCTGATGCCAAGAAGTTGTAAATCAGTACTGGTCTTCAATCCTTTACTCTAACTTCTTTGTCTGCAAAACATGACCTAACTTTGAACTGATTTGATGGCAAAACTTGTgttatttgtggtttttatttatcaGAGTAAATGTTAATCATTATAGGTTACTGGCCATGCTCCTGCAGGTGTTacataatatacagaatatacacTGTCGgctttctaaaatctgaaaaattatgAATACTAAAACACACCTAGCCTCAAGAGTTTTGGAAAAGAGATTATGGACCTGCATTTCCTCATCAAGAAAAATCCTCATGTGATAAGTGATCGaaatatgtttagtttttgtttcttaccctcttattttttttctacagctACTGTTGGCTCCAACTCCGTACATCATTGGGGTCCCTGCCAGCTTCTTCCTCTACAAACTGGACTTCAAAATGCCTGATGATGTATGGCTGGTGGATCTGGACAGCAATAGGGTAAGGTTCTTGGCTGAGATATTATAGAGTCCAGAATAGGATTGTGTTCTGTTTTTCTAGATTATTCCCAAGAAGGTCCTCAGTTGGTGGGTGATTTGTCTTGTGTGACTCAttgataccattttttttaatgcttagctTTTACTTTATTGGATAATAGGCCCTTGGTTAAGACCCAAACGAGTACAAGATTTAGTTTTGCCAGAATGAAGTGCTCCCCCGCATCTAGAAGCAGTAGGCAGTTGTGGTTGTGGGACCACTGCCTATGGTGtaggtcatctcatggttttcCTGGATATGGTTTCTAGTAAGACAGTGCCTTTCAGGCTTAAAATGTACAGTAATATTCTGTAGTGTGAATATACTCAAATTTCAGCAGGAAGCCCTTATATCTGTTTATagtaaaagtttagaaaatacaaataagtgtaaagaaataaataaaaaccaggggcatctgagtggctgtcgggtaagggtccaactcttgattttggctcaggtgatgatctcatggttcatgggtttgagccctgctttgggcttcaTGCTAAcattgtggagtctgcttggaatattctctctctctctttctctctctctctgactcttcccctcccacacgtgcacactcgctctctcaaaataaactttgaaaaaaaaaaaaaagaaaaaccatagtCCTATTGTCTGGACGTAGTCTCCAGTAACATTGAGGTATATTTCTTTtcaggtgtgtatgtatatcacaGCCGTGTATATGTGTGCCCCTAATACAcgtgtatatgtaatatatttgtaTGCATAATATACATGTtcacatatatgtgaaaatactGTGTATACAACTTCCACTTAACCCTTACGTAAGAGTAACTCCTGAGCGATTAATTCTAAGGTCgtgccttttgtcttttttctggtGCAGGTGATTGCCCCCACCAATGCAGAAGTGCTACCAATCCTGCCAGAACCGGAATCATTGGAGCTGAAAAAGCATCTGAAGCAGGTGAgtgaagaatgaagaggaagaggagcgGTAGCTACTCCCGGGTGGCTGCAGAGGCTGTAGCTGTTGTGAGAGCCCGTTTCCCTTCGGACCTCAGGTGGAATAGGTTTTCTTAGCCTCGGGTGGGCTTAAGAAGAGGTGTATCACATTTCTGGGTGGCAGGATGACTCTCAAAAAGGCTATTAGATATCTTCTAATTCATTGTATGCCTCCCACCCTCTAATACTTAGAAtgctatacatacatacatatatatatatataaaaaccttcattttctgtttcttgtcacGTGTACCATTCTTTGTGGCTTAGAGTGTTCTCTCAGTCCTGTAAGGAAAGAACTAGTTGTTTGGATAGTCTGGctccttttatattttcctcCTGAATTGACCTCTAGGTCCCTGAAGAATGCTTTCTTCAAAAATTCCTCTCTTTGAATAAtctcttaaatacattttttcattgcttttcttcctctcctgcaTGCTGAACACAGTACCTGAAGGTAAAATATGACAAGGCCCCATTCCTTTGCCCTGTTGTATGTGTTATGTAGGTCCACTAGTAGATAGCTCcgtatttatttttaggaatccCTTTGCCCTGTTGTATGTGTTATGTAGAACCACCAGTAGATAGCTCcgtatttatttttaggaatccTTGTTGTCATCTTCAGGGTCTTCAGGAATCTCTGTGTTGTCTTAGTTGCTAAGCAGTACCTCTGCTTGGTGTAAATGGGTCATTTTGTAGCATCCCTCTCATCATCCCTGCTGATGTAATATGGTGTCTTGTTACTGCAGAGTCTGTGAGGATTGCAAGTTGAGAaagttctctgtcttcctttgccGTGTTTTCATTCTTGATGGTTACTTTAGTATGACTAATGAGATGGAGAGATTGATATATAGAATGGTACTTTAAATGTTGGTAGGAGTTAAGATCCTTGGGCTCCTTAATCCTGTGTCCTTCCCCCCGCTACTtgaagtgtggtccatggaccagcagtGTTACTTTGCCTGCGGTTGTTAAAAGTGCAGAATCACCCCAGATATATTGAACCAGAAAAATCTGCACTTTTAACAACATTCCCGATGACTCCAATGCTCATGTATATTTAAGGAAGCCCTGCTGGtctagaccagtggttttcaaactgccCCATGGAGCCTCATAGGGGCTGATTTAGGCTGGTAACACTGAGCACGTGAGGTTCTGGGTTCCTTATGTCCTTCAGAGAAGCTTTACTTTTACGTGTCtcagttgtttatattttcatacagATTTCAACATGTTGttgaaaaagaacatttcatggctaaaataaatttgaaaattattgccCTGGACTTCAGATTTGATCAGGTTGCCTTGAACCAACCTGGCTTAAACTGCAAGGCTACATAATTCAGATCATCTTCTAAAGGTTAAAGTACGGTATTTGGATTCTGATTTCAAAGATTAAGGCTCTTTCCTAGGAGATGAGATTGGTCAGCTGCTCAGGAATCTGCCTTCTATAGGGGATTTCTTGTTGTTCCACAGGCCCTTGCCAGCATGAGTCTCAACACCCAGCCCATCCTCAATCTGGAGAAATTCCATGAAGGCCAAGAGATCCCCCTTCTCTTGGGAAGGCCCTCTAACGACTTGCAGTCCACACCTTCCACTGAATTCAACCCACTCATTTATGGCAATGATGTAGATTCTGTGGATGTCGCAACCAGGTACGACCAAGTCAACTAGACCATCACAGGTGCTTAGATTGGGTTCTGCTCTCTCATTACGTGTATTTGTCACCTTagtaaaagcaaagaagaatTAATTCATCGTACTTTCAGGCGTTTTAGGCCTTGAGTGAAGAAAGAGATTGATGATTCTTTAAGATCCCTTCCCCTTTGATGTTGGAAGCCTGTGAAATGATGACTTGGGGAGGTGGTCTGACACCTTGGATCATAGGAATCCTTCTAGCGCAGGGTGTGGGACTTGAATTATCTCACCATCCCCTTCTTCCCCAGAGTGGCCATGGTCCGCTTCTTCAACTCCCCCAACGTGCTGCAGGGTTTTCAGATGCACACACGTACCCTGCGCCTCTTCCCTCGGCCTGTGGTAGCTTTTCAAGCTGGCTCCTTTCTAGCCTCACGTCCCCGACAGACTCCTTTTGCTGAGAAGCTGGCCAGGACTCAGGCTGTGGAGTACTTTGGCGAATGGGTCCTTAACCCCACCAACTATGCCTTCCAGCGAATTCACAACAGTGAGtccacctgcccctgcctcttTGTCCTCCTGATGGctcttccctttgcttttcccttttctcatcttTGATCTGCCCCTTCCATTCCTATTTTGCTTTAGACGTTTCCCtacctttcttctttgttttgcttgttttttttcctccttgttgctaactctattctttttttctctgtgggtAGATATGTTTGATCCAGCCCTGATTGGTGACAAGCCAAAGTGGTATGCTCATCAGCTGCAGCCTATCCATTATCGAGTCTATGATAGCAATTCCCAGCTGGCGGAGGCACTGAGTGTGCCACCAGAGCGTGACTCTGACTCGGACCCTACTGATGACAGGTGAGCAGCAGCAAAACCGCTTTTTAAGGTCGAGAGGCTCTCGCTAGTCCTTATTGAGCACTATGGCAGAACCTCATAGGACTTAAACATTAGTGTTTGAAGCCTTGATGATATTTTGGTTGATTGTTTTGTGTTAGCTTCCTTATTTTATCTTGTTCCCTGACCTTAagagttttcctctttttttttttaagtttttaattttaattccaatatagttagcatacagtgttatgttagtttcaggtgtacaatacggTGATCCAGCAATTCTCACATTAGCCAGTGCTCATCATCATAAGTGTAGTCTTTAatcccatcacttatttcattcgtccccccatccacctcccctccagtagcCAAGTGTGCTCtatattgttaagagtctctttcttggtttgtctctctcttttttcttttgttcgattactttgtttcttgaattccacatataagtgaaatcatatggtatttgtctttctctgcttagcaaaatacactctagctccatccatgttgttgcaaatggcaagatttcattcttttttatgactgaataatagtccagggtgtgtgtgtgtgtgtgtgtgtgtgtgtgtgtgtgtgtgtgtatgtgtgtgtatgagaatgctccccttttttttttcctaatgctgATTGCTGGTACTTTTCCTGccccttcattctgttttatttttatttttatttttgtgctcTTCACTCTGTAGTGGCAGTGATAGCATGGATTATGATGACTCAAGCTCTTCTTACTCCTCCCTTGGTGACTTTGTCAGTGAAATGATGAAATGTGACATCAATGGTGATACCCCTAGTAAGTGTACTTGAGGAGATGGGCCAGCTCTGGGAGGGGTTGGAGGCTCTGGGATGGTGTGGTCTGTACCTGCCACCTTGGGTTTTGGCAGATGTGGATCCATTGACGCATGCAGCCCTGGGGGATGCCAGTGAGGTGGAGATTGCTGAGCTGCAGAACCAGAAGGAATCAGAGGAACCTGGCCCAGACAGCGAGAACCCTCAGGAAAACCCCCCGCTGCGCTCCAGCTCCAGCACCACCGCCAGCAGTAGCCCCAGCACCGTCGTCCATGGAGCTAATTCTGTACGTGAAGACTTGGAAGGGCGGATAAGTGAGAACTGTTACTTATGTGGGTCACACCTCCATTAGGAAGGCGAGGCTGAAGCTGTTAATTTGCCTCTTCATAGtcttcctgttttcctctctATACATCCCATAGCTTAGAGCCTAAGAGACGTAGTTTTGACTCCAGAAGGAACTCGTCGGGCTTTGTTCAGGGCTTAGCTAAGGTCCCCTTTGCATGGTTtgtggggacagagagcaggagtgTCATAGAGATCTTTTCTCACACATTCCCTTAGGATAGGAGATGGGAATCTAATAGACCTGGCTTGGCCTTGCCAAACTGAGGTAGGTAGGTATCACTGGGCACCAGGTgaccagtttttatttaatatggcCTTTAGGAACCTGCTGACTCAACGGAGGTGGACGATAAGGCAGCAGTAGGCGTTTCCAAGCCCCTCCCTACCACGCCTCCCAGCATTGGCAAATCGACCGCGGACAGGCGTCAGACAGAAATTGGAGAGGGGTCAGTGCGCCGGCGAACCTATGACAATCCATACTTCGAGCCCCAATATGGCTTTCCCCCTGAGGAAGATGATGATGAGCAGGGGGAAAGTTACACTCCCCGATTCAGCCAACATGTCAATGGCAATCGGTGAGAGCCTGGGGATTCCTTCTAGGTGGGTGACTGAAGGACCTCACCACAGAGGACCCCGGGTGAGGGTTAATCAGAAAGAGAAGTCTGAATGTTCTTGTGACCCGCCATCCCATGGTGGTGCCTTGATCTAGGCATATAGAAATTGTGGGAAGGGAGCGGTGACTGCAGTGTAGCATAGGGCCCACACTTCCAAGAGTAGGTACCCCTGCCTGGGGCTCATAGGTGCCACTGTGCATTCAAGGGCTCAAAAGCTGCTGCGGCCCAACAGCTTGAAACTGGCAAGCGACTCAGACGCAGAATCAGACTCTCGAGCGAGCTCTCCCACCTCCACCGTCTCCAACAACAGCACCGAGGGCTTCGGGGGCATCATGTCTTTTGCCAGTAAGTGCCTTCTGCTCTCATGCCTCTGTCCCGTTTTCTATGCAGTGGGGCCTGACTATGGTGGATGCTGCTTAGAACTTCAGAGGTAGAACTGGGTTGGCATTATCAAGCCCCAGTTCAGGTTGTTGCGGTGATAGTGAATAAGGTATTTCCAAGGGAAGTCAataaaggacagagacagagtagtCACTATCTTTATACCCAGAGATTTCAGTCTGTTTTGGGTAAGACAGCTGGTCAACTGAAAGATAgtcattatattaaaaatcatacacTTGTATGTATATCTTGTGGAAATATTCTGGTCATATTTGATTTGGGTACATATCTAATACCTTTTTTGCGTGGTGAAGGACTTTTTCATGAACATGCTTTGAAATCTATATGAGGTGACTTTTGTGCCTAGAGAATATTTCCAGAAATGAGGGGTGGTATCAGTTAAAGGTTGAGGACAGCCCAGGGGCCAGAGAAAGCCAACATTGGGTATAATTATGATTGTGAGTTTTTCTCAGAAGCCAGACAGGGACAGCACCAACTTTTGACCAAAAGTGCATTAACTGTATGGCTTTCATGCTGAGTTAGCAGTTGATGGGACATTTGTCCGTCCCCATGGGAGGTAGTCAGAGAAAGTTCTTACTGGGTTTTGAGCTATCCTGACAGTGGCCCCCATGTTTGCCCTGAATTAGACTTGGTCCTCTCTAAGGTAGATCAGAGGTACTGGGATTATgtttgaaaaggagaaagatggAGATGATGATATACTTATGCTCCTAACTCCTCGCTCTCACACCCTCCCCTTGATAGGCAGCCTATATCGGAACCACAGTACAAGCTTCAGCCTTTCAAACCTCACGCTACCCACCAAAGGTGCCCGAGAGAAGACCACACCCTTCCCCAGTCTGAAAGGTAACTACAGCCCTCCTTCTGCCTTACCAGGATTCTCCAGAAGATATTTCAGGCCTACGGGTGCTTGTCAGGAGCCCTGCGTATGACGAATCATTTGATCTGGCTGTTGCCCCTCATACCGCTTCTCATGGCTTTCATTGCACATTATGGGCTCTACTCGTTTTCAGATGGAAAGTGTCTTTGTAGCTGAAGAGACGGCCCTGTCGTATCATTTAGGATAATAGCAACTGAGATCACCGCTGCTTCTTAGGGGGAGCTTTGTCAGGTGTACATAATTAACACAGGGATCGTCAGCTGCTGCCAGTGATCTGCCAGGTTCCTGCTGCATGAATATAGGACAAGCTTCATCCCGATTAGCTGGCCCACTGAGGGATGCTCATAGAGAGCCTGGCAGTGTTACAGCGTCAGGAAGCCTCTTTGGCTTCCTGTCAACGTAGGGCCTGTGGGTGGGCCAGGTAGTATCGGTTGGCTTCTCCGGGCATTTAAGAccttatttgattttcatttgtgatCGCTGAGAGTTTGAAGAGCTCTTCTGCATTTACtctgacttttgtttgttttctctagaTGTTGTGCTGAACTATTTAATTACACTAGAAAGCATAGTGAGAAGCAGCTCCATATATTTTTCACCTGACTTCTCTTCCCAGTGATTAAAAATCCCAGGAATCTAAGGAGTGTTCTTTGGTGGGGCTGGAAACATAGGATagatgggcagagggacagaatAGCTAGTGGCGTAGGGGATTAACTAGCACTGTGGCGTAAATCTGCACCTGACTCTGTAGGTTAGGGGTAGAAAAGTGTTAGCGTCACCGGCTTTCATTTGATACAGTTGGGGAGGGGAGCAATTGAAGTGCTTTCACTGCATGCTCATGCTTCATTTGTGCACTTCCCACTCCCATCCACCTCCCATCCTCACACGCCAACCCCACGTCCCATGACAGCATCTGCAAGatgggtctcctctctctgcataCCAGCAAGCCCTGTGGACCCTGTGCTAGATGTTTCATGAAAACCAGCGGTCCTTCTTTCATGCATGTGCCTGTTTAGTACCCGAAGGTCCCTTGTGTCATGTACCCTGCCCCTGGCTCTGAGAGGCCATAGTCTTAAGAATGGTCTTTCCTAGAGCCTTGGTTGATTCCTGATCTCTTGGCTTCCAGCTCTGAGGTGCCTGAGAACTAAGGTTATGTGCACTAAGCTTTGGGAGAATCCTCAGACTATCTGACTTACAGCTCCATCGAGGGATATAGGGGTTGTGGTATCATGGTGCACCTACTAATTGTGTATTTTGTGTCCCAGTATTTGGGCTAAATACTCTAATGGAGATTGTTACTGAAGCCGGCCCCGGGAGTGGTGAAGGTGGGTCTTGCCCGTGAGCTGTGCATGATCTTTTTTTCCTAGCATCTTCTGTGCCTGCCTGAGGGCCATCCTCCTCATGGAGCAAGCGGTACCACATGGGTGACCTGCCTTGCCCTGTCCCCCGTGACGCCCGTGCTTGCCCGTGGGGCATGCTGCTGGTGCATGTGGAGTGGCCTGAGTCTCCATCCCCACTTCCTCCACATTGCCATGGCTGGTTTCTACCTATGTGTGATGCCCTGGGGTCACCCTCACCCGGCCCTTCTGGGGAACGGGTGTGGAACGTGGCTTCCCAGGGCTGTGCTGACAAGGCTGCTGGACTACAGTAGTGATGTCTCTCATTCCTACCTTCCTGGCTATAGGAAACAGGAGGGCCTTAGTGGACCAGAAGTCATCTGTTATTAAACACAGCCCAACAGTGAAAAGAGAGCCTCCATCACCTCAGGGTCGATCCAGCAATTCTAGGTAATCCATGGCTAAGCTATTACAAAAGATCTCTGATAGAGGTAGCGATTCCTGTACCACACTGTAGGGAGGCTCAGGAGTGGGAGAGAACCTGTCAGTTGGGTGGATGAAATCAATTCTTGGGAGCCCTGCGCATTCTGACTTCCCATGCAACAGTAGTAGCTCACCCTGGTGAGAAGAATGAAACAGCAGTGGTGGGTATGTGGGCACACCAGGCGATCTGGAgcggtggggggtgcaggggactTGCACCCCTGGAGGCTTGGCTTTGCGTTTTGCCCCTGGAGGCAAACATCTAGTCTGGTGAAAGAGGCGGGGTGCTCTGCAAAGAAGCCGATGACCACAGAAGCTGTGTGTGGACCCCGTAGTGAGAACCAGCAGTTCCTGAAGGAGGTGGTGCACAGTGTGCTGGACGGCCAGGGCGTTGGCTGGCTCAACATGAAAAAGGTGCGCCGGCTGCTGGAGAGTGAGCAGCTGCGCGTCTTTGTCCTGAGCAAGCTGAACCGCACAGTGCAGTCGGAGGACGACGCCCGGCAAGATGTCATCCCTGATGTGGTCAGTGTCTGGGGTGAGGAGCTGGAATCAACTGCCGGAGGGACCTGGACCCCGAAGGCAATTTTGCCCACTCCAGCCCCTGGGTTATTGTTGCAGGAGGTCAGTCGAAAGGTGTACAAGGGGATGCTAGACCTGCTCAAGTGCACGGTGCTCAGCCTGGAGCAGTCCTATGCCCACGCGGGCCTGGGAGGCATGGCCAGCACCTTTGGGCTTCTGGAGATTGCCCAGACCCACTACTACAGTAAAGGTAGGGATCGCACCAGCTGGGTGGGCGCTGTCCACAACTCTTCCACTCATCTCCAAAGAAGGCTTGTTCCTTCACAGGTTTCCCAGTGCCAGGCTGTTTCCCCTCAGGCTTCggggtttcc encodes the following:
- the MADD gene encoding MAP kinase-activating death domain protein isoform X8, whose product is MVQKKKFCPRLLDYLVIVGARHPSSDSVAQTPELLRRYPLEDHAEFPLPPDVVFFCQPEGCLSVRQRRMSLRDDTSFVFTLTDKDTGVTRYGICVNFYRSFQKRMPKEKGEGGGGSRGKEGPRATCASEEVGTESSESGLSLQPPNADSAPEVNQSPRGKPRAKAGSRSRNSTLTSLCVLSHYPFFSTFRECLYTLKRLVDCCSERLLGKKLGIPRGIQRDTMWRIFTGSLLVEEKSSALLHDLREIEAWIYRLLRSPVPVSGQKRVDIEVLPQELQQALTFALPDPSRFTLVDFPLHLPLELLGVDACLQVLTCILLEHKVVLQSRDYNALSMSVMAFVAMIYPLEYMFPVIPLLPTCMASAEQLLLAPTPYIIGVPASFFLYKLDFKMPDDVWLVDLDSNRVIAPTNAEVLPILPEPESLELKKHLKQYLKALASMSLNTQPILNLEKFHEGQEIPLLLGRPSNDLQSTPSTEFNPLIYGNDVDSVDVATRVAMVRFFNSPNVLQGFQMHTRTLRLFPRPVVAFQAGSFLASRPRQTPFAEKLARTQAVEYFGEWVLNPTNYAFQRIHNNMFDPALIGDKPKWYAHQLQPIHYRVYDSNSQLAEALSVPPERDSDSDPTDDSGSDSMDYDDSSSSYSSLGDFVSEMMKCDINGDTPNVDPLTHAALGDASEVEIAELQNQKESEEPGPDSENPQENPPLRSSSSTTASSSPSTVVHGANSEPADSTEVDDKAAVGVSKPLPTTPPSIGKSTADRRQTEIGEGSVRRRTYDNPYFEPQYGFPPEEDDDEQGESYTPRFSQHVNGNRLKLASDSDAESDSRASSPTSTVSNNSTEGFGGIMSFASSLYRNHSTSFSLSNLTLPTKGAREKTTPFPSLKVFGLNTLMEIVTEAGPGSGEGNRRALVDQKSSVIKHSPTVKREPPSPQGRSSNSSENQQFLKEVVHSVLDGQGVGWLNMKKVRRLLESEQLRVFVLSKLNRTVQSEDDARQDVIPDVEVSRKVYKGMLDLLKCTVLSLEQSYAHAGLGGMASTFGLLEIAQTHYYSKEPDKRKRSPTESVNTPVGKDPGLAGRGDPKAMTQLRVPQLGPRAPSAAGKGPKELDTRSLKEENFVASIELWNKHQEVKKQKALEKQRPEVIKPVFDLGETEEKKSQISADSGVSLTSGSQRTDPDSVIGVSPAVMIRSSSQDSEVSTVVSNSSGETLGADSDLSSNAGDGAGGEGSAHLASSRGTLSDSEIETNSATSTIFGKAHSLKPSVKEKLVGSPVRSSEDVSQRVYLYEGLLGRDKGSMWDQLEDAAMETFSISKERSTLWDQMQFWEDAFLDAVMLEREGMGMDQGPQEMIDRYLSLGEHDRKRLEDDEDRLLATLLHNLISYMLLMKVNKNDIRKKVRRLMGKSHIGLVYSQQINEVLDQLANLNGRDLSIRSSGSRHMKKQTFVVHAGTDTNGDIFFMEVCDDCVVLRSNIGTVYERWWYEKLINMTYCPKTKVLCLWRRNGSETQLNKFYTKKCRELYYCVKDSMERAAARQQSIKPGPELGGEFPVQDMKTGEGGLLQVTLEGINLKFMHNQERKVFIELNHIKKCNTVRGVFVLEEFVPEIKEVVSHKYKTPMAHEICYSVLCLFSYVAAVRSSEEDLRTPPRPVSS
- the MADD gene encoding MAP kinase-activating death domain protein isoform X4 yields the protein MVQKKKFCPRLLDYLVIVGARHPSSDSVAQTPELLRRYPLEDHAEFPLPPDVVFFCQPEGCLSVRQRRMSLRDDTSFVFTLTDKDTGVTRYGICVNFYRSFQKRMPKEKGEGGGGSRGKEGPRATCASEEVGTESSESGLSLQPPNADSAPEVNQSPRGKPRAKAGSRSRNSTLTSLCVLSHYPFFSTFRECLYTLKRLVDCCSERLLGKKLGIPRGIQRDTMWRIFTGSLLVEEKSSALLHDLREIEAWIYRLLRSPVPVSGQKRVDIEVLPQELQQALTFALPDPSRFTLVDFPLHLPLELLGVDACLQVLTCILLEHKVVLQSRDYNALSMSVMAFVAMIYPLEYMFPVIPLLPTCMASAEQLLLAPTPYIIGVPASFFLYKLDFKMPDDVWLVDLDSNRVIAPTNAEVLPILPEPESLELKKHLKQYLKALASMSLNTQPILNLEKFHEGQEIPLLLGRPSNDLQSTPSTEFNPLIYGNDVDSVDVATRVAMVRFFNSPNVLQGFQMHTRTLRLFPRPVVAFQAGSFLASRPRQTPFAEKLARTQAVEYFGEWVLNPTNYAFQRIHNNMFDPALIGDKPKWYAHQLQPIHYRVYDSNSQLAEALSVPPERDSDSDPTDDSGSDSMDYDDSSSSYSSLGDFVSEMMKCDINGDTPNVDPLTHAALGDASEVEIAELQNQKESEEPGPDSENPQENPPLRSSSSTTASSSPSTVVHGANSEPADSTEVDDKAAVGVSKPLPTTPPSIGKSTADRRQTEIGEGSVRRRTYDNPYFEPQYGFPPEEDDDEQGESYTPRFSQHVNGNRAQKLLRPNSLKLASDSDAESDSRASSPTSTVSNNSTEGFGGIMSFASSLYRNHSTSFSLSNLTLPTKGAREKTTPFPSLKVFGLNTLMEIVTEAGPGSGEGNRRALVDQKSSVIKHSPTVKREPPSPQGRSSNSSENQQFLKEVVHSVLDGQGVGWLNMKKVRRLLESEQLRVFVLSKLNRTVQSEDDARQDVIPDVEVSRKVYKGMLDLLKCTVLSLEQSYAHAGLGGMASTFGLLEIAQTHYYSKEPDKRKRSPTESVNTPVGKDPGLAGRGDPKAMTQLRVPQLGPRAPSAAGKGPKELDTRSLKEENFVASIELWNKHQEVKKQKALEKQRPEVIKPVFDLGETEEKKSQISADSGVSLTSGSQRTDPDSVIGVSPAVMIRSSSQDSEVSTVVSNSSGETLGADSDLSSNAGDGAGGEGSAHLASSRGTLSDSEIETNSATSTIFGKAHSLKPSVKEKLVGSPVRSSEDVSQRVYLYEGLLGRDKGSMWDQLEDAAMETFSISKERSTLWDQMQFWEDAFLDAVMLEREGMGMDQGPQEMIDRYLSLGEHDRKRLEDDEDRLLATLLHNLISYMLLMKVNKNDIRKKVRRLMGKSHIGLVYSQQINEVLDQLANLNGRDLSIRSSGSRHMKKQTFVVHAGTDTNGDIFFMEVCDDCVVLRSNIGTVYERWWYEKLINMTYCPKTKVLCLWRRNGSETQLNKFYTKKCRELYYCVKDSMERAAARQQSIKPGPELGGEFPVQDMKTGEGGLLQVTLEGINLKFMHNQVFIELNHIKKCNTVRGVFVLEEFVPEIKEVVSHKYKTPMAHEICYSVLCLFSYVAAVRSSEEDLRTPPRPVSS